A window of Stenotrophomonas indicatrix genomic DNA:
CGGTGGTCACGGCGCCTTGACCGCGTGGGCCAGGTAGTTGATGTCGGTGCGGCTGCTCAGGCGGGCGCGGTTGCGCCACGGCTCATAGGCCATGCCGCTGACATCGGCCAGCTGCAGGTCGGCCTCGCGCAGCCAACGCGCCAGCTCGGCCGGCTTGATGAATTCCTGGTAGTGGTGGGTGCCCTTGGGCAGCAGCCGTGCCACGTACTCGGCACCGACGATGGCCACGGCGAATGCGGCTGCGGTGCGGTTGATGGTGGACAGGAACAGATGGCCACCCGGCTTCAGCAGGCGCTTGCAGGCCTCGATGATCGCGCCCGGATCGGGCACGTGCTCGAGCATTTCCATGCAGGTCACCACATCGAAGCTGCCCGGTTGTTCGGCGGCCAGGTCCTCGGCGGCCTGCACCCGGTAGTCGACGCTGACGCCGCTTTCCAGGGCATGCAGGCGCGCAACCTTGACCAGCTCCGGCGCCAGGTCGATGGCGGTCACTTCGGCACCGGCCTGGGCCAGCGCTTCACTCAGCAGCCCGCCACCGCAACCGATGTCGAGCACGCGCGCACCTCGCAGCGGCGCGCGGTCGGCCACGTACTGCAGGCGCACCGGATTCAGTGCGTGCAGCGGCTTCTGCGGGCCGTCGGCGTCCCACCAGCGGTTGGCCAGCGCAGCGAACTTGTCCAGCTCGGCCTGATCGAAATTGGAAGAAGCGTGGGGGGCAGTCATGACGGTTGTCCTTGCGGCGCCTGCACTCAGGCGCGGATATGACGGATGCGCTCGCGCCACTGGCGCGCGTTGGCGATGATGCCCGGCAGGTCCATGCCGACCAGCTCGCGCTGCACCAGCTTGGGCTTGCCGGCGATCCAGACGTCGCTGACCTGCTGGCGGCCGGTGGCGTACACCAGCTGCGACAGCACGTTGTGCAGCGGCTGGGTTTCCAGCGCGGACAGATCAACGCAGACCAGGTCGGCCTGCTTGCCGACCTCGATCGAGCCGATGCGCTCGCCGAAGCCCAGGGCGCGGGCGCCGCCGAGGGTGGAGGCGCGCAACGTGGTCGCCGCGTCCAGCGCGGTGGCATCGTCGGCCACTGCCTTGGCCAGGATCGCCGCCGTGCGGTTCTCGCTGAACATGTCCAGGTCGTTGTTGCTGGCGCAGCCGTCGGTGCCGATGGCCAGGTTCACGCCGGCGCGCTGCAGGGCGCAGGCCGGGCAGAAACCAGAGGCCAGCTTCAGGTTCGATTCCGGGCAATGCACCACGCTGACGCCGCGCTCGGCGCACAGGTGGATCTCGGCCTCGGTCAGCTGGGTCATGTGCACCGCGATCAGGCGGTCGTTGACCAGGCCGAGGCGATCCAGCCGCGCCAGCGGACGCTGGCCGTGCAGCTTGATCGAATCGGTGATTTCCTGCGCGGTTTCATGGGTATGCAGATGCACCTGCATGTCCAGCTGGTCGGACAGCATCCGCACCCGCTCGAAATTGGCATCGTTGACCGTGTACGGCGCATGCGGCGCGAATGCGGTGCCGATCAGCGGGTCGGTGCGCCACTGGTCATGCAGTTCACCGGCCTTGGCGAAGTACTCGTCGTCGGTCTTGGCCCAGGCGGTGGGGAAATCGATGATGACCGCGCCGACCAGCGCGCGGAAACCGTGCTTCTTGTAGACGGCGGCCTGCACGTCACCGAAGAAATAGTTCTCGTTGGCGCAGGTGGTGCCGCCACGCAGCATCTCGGCGATGGCAAGGGTGGTGCCGTCGGCCACGAATTCGGGACCGATCACCGCCGCTTCCACCGGCCAGATGTGCTGCTGCAGCCAGGTCATCAGCGGCAGGTCGTCGGCGACGCCGCGCAGCAGGGTCATCGGGTTGTGCGTATGCGCGTTGACCAGGCCCGGCATCAGCGCCGCCTCTGGGCGGCTGACAACCTGGGTGGCGCGGAACCGCGCACGCGCTTCGGCGCGCGGCAGGATGGCCACGATCTCGCTGCCACGGATGGCCACGGCATGGTCTTCCAGCACCACCGCATGCGGCTCGATCGGAACGACATAACCGGCTTCGATGAGCAGGTCGCAGGCTTCGGGGAGG
This region includes:
- the ubiG gene encoding bifunctional 2-polyprenyl-6-hydroxyphenol methylase/3-demethylubiquinol 3-O-methyltransferase UbiG encodes the protein MTAPHASSNFDQAELDKFAALANRWWDADGPQKPLHALNPVRLQYVADRAPLRGARVLDIGCGGGLLSEALAQAGAEVTAIDLAPELVKVARLHALESGVSVDYRVQAAEDLAAEQPGSFDVVTCMEMLEHVPDPGAIIEACKRLLKPGGHLFLSTINRTAAAFAVAIVGAEYVARLLPKGTHHYQEFIKPAELARWLREADLQLADVSGMAYEPWRNRARLSSRTDINYLAHAVKAP
- a CDS encoding TRZ/ATZ family hydrolase, which codes for MSDSPHLPEACDLLIEAGYVVPIEPHAVVLEDHAVAIRGSEIVAILPRAEARARFRATQVVSRPEAALMPGLVNAHTHNPMTLLRGVADDLPLMTWLQQHIWPVEAAVIGPEFVADGTTLAIAEMLRGGTTCANENYFFGDVQAAVYKKHGFRALVGAVIIDFPTAWAKTDDEYFAKAGELHDQWRTDPLIGTAFAPHAPYTVNDANFERVRMLSDQLDMQVHLHTHETAQEITDSIKLHGQRPLARLDRLGLVNDRLIAVHMTQLTEAEIHLCAERGVSVVHCPESNLKLASGFCPACALQRAGVNLAIGTDGCASNNDLDMFSENRTAAILAKAVADDATALDAATTLRASTLGGARALGFGERIGSIEVGKQADLVCVDLSALETQPLHNVLSQLVYATGRQQVSDVWIAGKPKLVQRELVGMDLPGIIANARQWRERIRHIRA